The Synchiropus splendidus isolate RoL2022-P1 chromosome 1, RoL_Sspl_1.0, whole genome shotgun sequence genome includes a window with the following:
- the LOC128752854 gene encoding histone H3.3A: MARTKQTARKSTGGKAPRKQLATKAARKSAPSTGGVKKPHRYRPGTVALREIRRYQKSTELLIRKLPFQRLVREIAQDFKTDLRFQSAAIGALQEASEAYLVGLFEDTNLCAIHAKRVTIMPKDIQLARRIRGERA, from the exons ATGGCTCGTACCAAGCAGACCGCCCGTAAATCCACTGGAGGAAAGGCGCCAAGAAAGCAGCTTGCTACCAAGGCAGCCAGGAAGAGCGCGCCGTCCACTGGCGGAGTGAAGAAGCCTCATCGTTACAG GCCAGGAACTGTGGCTCTGAGAGAGATCCGTCGCTACCAGAAGTCCACAGAGTTGCTGATCCGAAAGCTGCCCTTCCAGCGCCTGGTCAGGGAGATTGCCCAGGACTTCAAGACTGACCTGCGTTTCCAGAGTGCTGCCATTGGTGCTCTTCAG GAGGCCAGCGAGGCTTACCTGGTGGGTCTGTTTGAGGACACCAACCTGTGCGCCATCCACGCCAAACGCGTCACCATCATGCCCAAGGACATCCAGCTGGCTCGCAGGATAAGAGGCGAGAGGGCCTAA